One region of Paenibacillus polymyxa M1 genomic DNA includes:
- a CDS encoding class I SAM-dependent methyltransferase: MANHDQVNERYYGQINSEESHEATRNRIHWICRHVQGRTVLDVGCSQGITSILLAREGFEVTAIDLEEDSISYAKKELRQESAPVRGRVHFQLKDISQFERPPGGFDTIILGEILEHFAHPDTLLAHAYRLLNKKGTLVLSVPYGYHPFHDHKRTYYAGSLSRVLYPYFKEQALEVHHKYLCFAGHKKPKELREAMPGAEQLNEWMKLDEEQFRRVEQQHVRKMNQRKAALDKAVQRIRYMEQQLLPLERVTRVEQIDKTQTERRGAYTDGKSTGKTTEESANGKRG, from the coding sequence TTGGCTAACCATGATCAGGTAAACGAACGTTATTACGGGCAGATTAATTCAGAGGAATCCCATGAAGCCACCCGCAATAGAATTCACTGGATTTGTCGCCATGTACAGGGGCGTACCGTGCTGGATGTTGGATGCAGTCAGGGGATAACGTCCATTTTGCTTGCGCGGGAAGGCTTTGAGGTAACGGCCATTGATTTGGAAGAAGACAGTATTTCTTATGCAAAAAAAGAACTTCGTCAGGAATCTGCACCCGTCAGGGGACGAGTCCACTTTCAGTTAAAGGACATTTCACAATTTGAACGTCCTCCCGGTGGTTTTGACACTATTATTTTAGGAGAGATTTTGGAACATTTTGCGCATCCCGACACCCTGCTGGCCCATGCTTACCGCTTGTTGAATAAAAAGGGGACGCTCGTCCTGTCTGTACCTTATGGATATCATCCATTTCACGATCACAAACGGACTTACTATGCCGGAAGTCTCTCCCGTGTGCTGTATCCTTACTTTAAAGAACAAGCGCTGGAGGTACATCATAAATATTTATGCTTTGCAGGTCACAAGAAGCCAAAAGAGCTGCGTGAGGCTATGCCAGGAGCAGAGCAACTGAATGAGTGGATGAAACTGGATGAGGAGCAGTTTCGACGGGTAGAGCAGCAGCATGTTCGTAAAATGAATCAGCGAAAGGCTGCACTCGACAAGGCGGTACAGCGAATCCGGTATATGGAGCAACAACTATTGCCGTTGGAAAGGGTTACGCGTGTCGAACAGATAGACAAGACGCAGACTGAAAGGAGAGGTGCATATACTGATGGCAAGTCTACCGGAAAAACAACGGAAGAATCAGCCAACGGTAAAAGGGGATGA
- a CDS encoding GNAT family N-acetyltransferase, with protein MASVTDGYTFRTMQADDYDQAIALWNGLDGLGLSEADSPERIARFLQRNEGLSFVCEHAGNIIGTILAGHDSRRGFLYHLGVATEHRGHGIAPRLVDKALSSLLKEGIDKCHLFVMEHNIGGQRFWSANGWEKRDGILLYSRDLG; from the coding sequence ATGGCAAGCGTAACTGATGGATATACATTCCGTACGATGCAGGCTGACGATTATGATCAAGCTATTGCACTATGGAATGGCTTAGACGGGTTAGGATTGAGTGAGGCCGACTCACCGGAGCGGATTGCACGATTTTTGCAGCGAAATGAAGGCCTTAGCTTTGTCTGTGAGCACGCTGGAAACATCATAGGCACGATTTTAGCAGGCCATGATAGTCGCAGAGGGTTCCTGTATCATCTGGGTGTAGCCACAGAACATCGTGGTCATGGGATTGCGCCCAGACTGGTAGATAAAGCGTTATCCTCTTTACTCAAGGAAGGCATTGATAAATGTCATCTGTTTGTGATGGAGCATAATATAGGAGGTCAACGCTTCTGGTCAGCTAACGGCTGGGAGAAGCGAGATGGGATTTTATTATATTCGCGAGATCTGGGATAG
- a CDS encoding class I SAM-dependent methyltransferase: MAEWYEQSFGEDYLLVYKHRDFQGAYQEVQKMISWLKLPQGSSVLDLCCGMGRHSLALADAGYKMTGVDLSNVLLREARAADSEGRVSWHQGDMRAVPLEESFDAVVNLFTSFGYFEKDEEQLKVLKEIYRLLKPGGRFIIDYLNPSYVAAHLVPHSSREDEGNWIEEHRVIEDGFVKKQIAIRSAASVTTTEAASELGTTHADAEPVRVYYERVKLYPYEKFRDLLEQAGLSVEQVHGSYDEDQYIEDASPRMIFVGVRA, translated from the coding sequence ATGGCAGAATGGTACGAGCAAAGCTTTGGGGAAGATTATTTATTGGTATACAAGCATCGCGACTTTCAGGGAGCCTATCAGGAAGTGCAAAAAATGATCTCCTGGCTCAAATTACCGCAAGGCTCCAGCGTATTGGATTTATGCTGTGGGATGGGACGTCATTCGCTTGCGCTTGCCGATGCAGGGTATAAAATGACAGGTGTGGATCTTTCCAATGTATTGCTGAGAGAGGCCCGTGCGGCTGATAGCGAAGGGCGGGTAAGTTGGCATCAAGGGGATATGAGAGCAGTGCCGCTGGAAGAAAGCTTTGATGCGGTAGTCAATTTGTTTACCTCCTTCGGTTATTTTGAAAAGGATGAGGAGCAGCTTAAAGTATTAAAGGAAATTTATCGTCTATTGAAACCGGGAGGCCGTTTTATTATAGATTATTTGAACCCTTCCTACGTAGCTGCTCATTTGGTACCGCATTCGTCCCGGGAGGATGAAGGAAATTGGATTGAGGAGCACCGGGTCATTGAAGATGGATTTGTGAAAAAGCAAATTGCCATTCGGTCAGCCGCATCTGTGACGACTACAGAAGCAGCCTCAGAGCTGGGTACCACTCACGCTGACGCAGAACCCGTGCGTGTGTACTATGAGCGAGTAAAGCTATATCCGTATGAAAAGTTCCGTGATTTGCTAGAACAAGCCGGGCTATCCGTAGAGCAGGTGCACGGAAGTTATGATGAAGATCAATATATAGAAGATGCTTCGCCCCGAATGATTTTTGTCGGTGTGCGGGCTTGA
- a CDS encoding DUF72 domain-containing protein — MIQIGLTGWGDHDDLYPTGTKANQKLSVYGSHFPIVEMDSSFYAVQPTDRMARWAAETPDSFSFLVKAYQGMTGHTRGKQPYFKTIDAMYEALHASILPLRETGKLKAVLFQYPPWFDCTRENVAILRDTKNRMGEVPSVLEFRHQSWFTADFRKQTLAFMLKEGWIHSVCDEPQAGPGSVPIVPQATDSNLTIVRLHGRNVSGWNQSSAPNWREVRYLYRYNEQELTEWKDRLLELEQQSREVCVIFNNNSGGDAAANAKQLMTMLGMEPKPFPPRKPPDADHGPEQLELF, encoded by the coding sequence ATGATTCAAATTGGACTGACGGGTTGGGGCGATCACGATGACTTATATCCAACGGGCACTAAAGCTAACCAAAAACTAAGTGTCTATGGAAGCCATTTTCCGATAGTAGAGATGGATAGTTCTTTTTATGCAGTACAGCCTACGGATCGTATGGCGCGCTGGGCGGCGGAAACTCCAGACTCCTTTTCATTTCTCGTCAAGGCCTATCAAGGCATGACCGGACACACCCGCGGCAAACAGCCTTACTTCAAAACGATAGATGCCATGTACGAAGCACTGCATGCATCCATACTACCTCTTCGCGAAACGGGCAAGCTTAAAGCCGTGCTGTTTCAGTACCCGCCCTGGTTTGACTGCACACGTGAGAATGTCGCCATACTGCGAGACACGAAAAATAGGATGGGAGAGGTCCCATCCGTACTTGAGTTTAGACATCAAAGCTGGTTCACAGCAGATTTTCGGAAGCAAACGCTGGCATTTATGCTTAAGGAAGGCTGGATACATAGCGTATGCGACGAGCCGCAGGCAGGTCCTGGGTCAGTTCCCATTGTGCCGCAGGCTACAGACAGCAACCTGACCATCGTACGTCTCCACGGACGTAACGTATCAGGCTGGAATCAAAGCTCTGCGCCTAATTGGCGGGAGGTTCGTTATCTGTATCGGTACAATGAACAGGAATTGACCGAATGGAAAGACAGATTGCTGGAACTGGAGCAGCAAAGCCGTGAGGTATGCGTGATATTCAACAACAACTCAGGTGGAGACGCTGCTGCCAACGCTAAGCAACTCATGACCATGCTGGGCATGGAGCCTAAGCCTTTTCCACCTCGCAAGCCGCCTGATGCGGATCACGGGCCAGAACAGCTTGAATTATTTTGA
- a CDS encoding nucleotide sugar dehydrogenase, translating to MKEVGILQLMGKITKGTVKVAVIGLGYVGLPMAVEMAQAGYDVYGVDSDPVKVAKLLQGKSYIIDIGDDALEGLIGQQLHPVTDIKVLEHADIVVICVPTPLTDGHQPDTSYIETAIDQAIPHLRRQTLLILESTTYPGTTEELIRPVIEQRRGWTVGKDFYVCFSPERVDPGSVHFNIRNTPKVIGGCTPDCLAAGAGFYGSFLDQIVPVSSTTVAEAAKLFENTFRSVNIGMVNELTAACEKIGINIWEVLDAAATKPFGYMPFYPGPGIGGHCIPVDPLYLSWKSEQHGFPLEFVDLADRMNRRMPLYIAERIESMLAQEGKAINKANIILAGVAYKKDIDDVRESPALVLFEHLTKMGASVSFTDPYVSSFKLNGEEIPSRTANAQLWESADIVVITTDHSVVNYQQLVDHARLVFDTRNATAHCTGGHVVILGHPGDGGGAAVG from the coding sequence ATGAAAGAGGTGGGTATTTTGCAGCTTATGGGAAAAATCACAAAAGGAACTGTAAAGGTGGCTGTGATCGGCCTCGGTTATGTAGGGCTGCCCATGGCAGTGGAAATGGCACAGGCTGGTTATGACGTATATGGTGTGGATTCCGATCCTGTCAAAGTAGCCAAGCTGCTTCAAGGAAAGTCGTACATCATAGACATTGGCGATGATGCATTGGAAGGTCTGATCGGACAGCAATTGCATCCAGTTACGGATATCAAGGTGCTAGAGCATGCGGATATCGTCGTGATTTGTGTGCCTACGCCGCTGACGGATGGACATCAACCGGATACGTCCTATATTGAGACGGCTATTGATCAGGCCATACCTCATTTGCGTAGACAAACGCTGTTGATCCTGGAAAGCACCACCTATCCTGGAACGACCGAAGAACTGATTCGGCCAGTGATAGAGCAGCGCAGGGGATGGACAGTGGGTAAGGATTTTTATGTGTGCTTTTCACCGGAACGTGTCGATCCGGGCAGCGTCCATTTTAACATTCGCAACACCCCTAAGGTGATCGGCGGTTGCACACCGGATTGTCTGGCAGCGGGAGCTGGTTTTTACGGGTCTTTTTTGGATCAGATTGTTCCGGTTAGCTCAACAACCGTGGCTGAAGCCGCCAAGCTGTTTGAGAATACGTTTCGCAGTGTCAACATTGGAATGGTCAATGAGCTGACAGCGGCCTGTGAGAAAATTGGCATCAATATATGGGAGGTACTGGATGCAGCGGCAACCAAGCCGTTCGGCTACATGCCTTTTTATCCGGGACCAGGCATTGGAGGACACTGTATCCCGGTTGATCCGCTATACCTGTCGTGGAAATCGGAGCAGCACGGTTTTCCGCTGGAATTCGTGGATCTGGCAGACCGCATGAATCGGCGTATGCCACTGTATATCGCGGAGCGAATCGAATCCATGCTCGCTCAGGAAGGGAAAGCCATAAACAAGGCCAACATCATTCTGGCAGGTGTAGCCTACAAAAAGGACATTGATGATGTTCGGGAATCCCCGGCTCTTGTCCTGTTCGAGCATCTAACAAAAATGGGTGCTTCGGTTAGCTTCACCGACCCGTATGTATCGAGTTTTAAGCTGAACGGTGAAGAAATCCCATCTCGGACGGCAAATGCCCAGCTGTGGGAAAGTGCAGATATTGTGGTCATCACGACAGACCATTCTGTGGTGAACTACCAACAGTTGGTTGACCATGCTCGGCTGGTCTTCGATACACGTAATGCGACTGCACATTGCACAGGTGGACATGTCGTGATTTTGGGACATCCTGGTGACGGAGGGGGCGCCGCTGTTGGCTAA
- a CDS encoding NAD(P)-dependent oxidoreductase, which translates to MNLLLLGATGRVGRFILDYALTDGHTVTALVRSPDKLEDFESQCGTQLQIVQGDATNAKDIAQALKGGPAVVISALNTDGTTTLSVSTGLLIRLMQEQSIHRLITVGTAGILQSRTEPSLYRYESSDTRRRSTRAAEEHRRVYELLRESALDWTIVCPTYLPDGGRTGVYRVEKDFLPEDGSQITTADTADFTYRQWKSCDFIRTRVGIAY; encoded by the coding sequence ATGAATTTGTTGCTGCTGGGAGCTACCGGACGTGTGGGCCGTTTTATATTAGATTATGCGTTAACGGATGGTCATACCGTAACTGCCCTAGTTCGTTCACCGGACAAGTTGGAGGATTTCGAATCCCAATGCGGGACACAGCTGCAAATCGTACAGGGTGATGCCACCAACGCGAAGGATATAGCACAAGCGCTGAAGGGCGGGCCAGCAGTTGTGATCAGTGCGCTGAATACAGATGGAACCACCACCTTATCCGTTAGCACAGGTCTGCTGATTCGACTGATGCAGGAGCAGTCCATTCACCGGCTCATAACGGTAGGAACGGCAGGGATTTTGCAAAGCCGGACCGAACCGAGCCTGTATAGGTACGAGTCCTCCGATACGCGGCGACGCAGCACCCGTGCGGCCGAGGAGCATCGGCGGGTGTACGAATTGCTGCGTGAATCGGCACTAGACTGGACAATCGTATGTCCGACCTATCTGCCAGATGGCGGACGTACAGGTGTATATCGCGTGGAAAAAGACTTTCTACCCGAAGACGGCTCACAAATTACCACTGCGGATACAGCTGATTTTACCTATCGTCAATGGAAGAGTTGCGATTTTATCCGTACAAGGGTGGGCATTGCCTATTGA
- a CDS encoding TetR/AcrR family transcriptional regulator — MSEPSQPYRTYSEVKLQQQQLLRKNVIDAACILLVEEGPEAVTVRRVAQKLSCSTKIIYSIFGSKDGLANEMYLDGCRLLAETFQQVPVTQNVLADLEALCWAYWEFARLHSAYYKMMFGGALSDFKPDEQSLEGTTTALSRILQTVIHAMELGALKEQDPLLVVRMLWSALHGVIHLQFAGHFLTVDMAQEVYAFTLRNTLDVCKPSSSPA, encoded by the coding sequence ATGTCTGAGCCATCGCAACCTTATAGAACCTATTCTGAGGTGAAGTTACAGCAACAGCAATTGCTCCGTAAAAATGTGATTGATGCCGCATGCATCCTTCTTGTAGAAGAAGGACCTGAGGCTGTGACTGTACGGCGAGTTGCACAGAAATTAAGCTGTTCCACCAAGATCATTTACAGTATTTTTGGCAGTAAGGATGGTCTTGCCAATGAGATGTATCTGGATGGATGCCGGCTATTGGCCGAAACCTTTCAACAAGTACCTGTTACCCAAAATGTACTCGCTGATCTGGAAGCATTATGCTGGGCATATTGGGAATTTGCGCGGCTTCATTCAGCCTATTACAAAATGATGTTTGGCGGGGCATTATCTGATTTTAAGCCAGATGAACAGAGTTTGGAGGGCACCACAACGGCATTATCGCGAATCCTGCAAACCGTCATACACGCTATGGAGCTGGGAGCACTGAAAGAGCAGGACCCGCTGCTGGTTGTCCGAATGCTATGGTCAGCTTTACACGGGGTGATACATCTACAATTTGCAGGTCATTTTTTGACTGTGGACATGGCACAAGAGGTATATGCATTTACACTGAGGAATACGCTCGATGTATGTAAACCCTCGTCATCTCCAGCGTAA
- a CDS encoding MBL fold metallo-hydrolase gives MKLPELTPCERIDGGFQVKISMSFPLRWVNSYVIKGQHGFTIVDPGPRNLDTEAEWAFVFQQLGMSFGDISDIVVTHHHPDHYGLAGWMQQQGQARVHMSARSHKEAMMMWDAPELTTAMEKRLPSFFVQHGFPLEQVSALESHMQQAYLQVNPQPEITFIPTGIDARLELDGRFWLPVETGGHAPGHVSLYEPNSGVILCGDAVLPQISPNISLLPGSDAEPLKSYIDGLQRLGELEVAWAYPGHRNPFGYFRERTQTLLAHHEERLEKFWQLIQPEGSTAYELCIAVFGDKLGIHQLRFAMSETLAHLVELVRRERASMSEENPIARFHSFCRP, from the coding sequence ATGAAATTGCCAGAGCTTACGCCGTGTGAGCGAATAGACGGAGGCTTTCAGGTCAAAATATCCATGTCTTTTCCGCTGCGCTGGGTGAATAGCTATGTGATCAAGGGACAGCATGGTTTTACAATTGTAGACCCGGGTCCGCGCAATCTGGATACAGAGGCAGAATGGGCATTTGTGTTTCAACAGCTGGGCATGTCCTTTGGGGATATTTCGGACATTGTGGTGACGCATCATCACCCCGATCATTACGGATTGGCGGGGTGGATGCAGCAGCAAGGTCAGGCTCGCGTACATATGTCAGCTCGCAGCCATAAGGAAGCGATGATGATGTGGGACGCTCCAGAATTGACGACCGCTATGGAGAAACGGCTGCCTAGCTTTTTTGTCCAGCATGGCTTTCCTTTGGAACAGGTATCAGCCTTGGAATCACATATGCAGCAGGCTTATTTGCAAGTGAATCCGCAGCCTGAGATTACCTTCATTCCTACCGGAATAGACGCTCGTCTGGAATTAGACGGACGGTTCTGGCTGCCCGTTGAGACAGGAGGGCATGCGCCTGGGCATGTGTCCTTATATGAGCCGAATAGCGGCGTTATTCTGTGCGGTGACGCGGTGTTGCCGCAGATTTCTCCTAATATCAGTCTGCTGCCGGGCAGCGATGCCGAGCCGCTGAAGTCTTATATAGACGGCTTGCAGCGCCTAGGTGAACTAGAGGTCGCCTGGGCATATCCCGGGCATCGCAATCCGTTTGGGTATTTTCGCGAACGGACACAAACATTGCTGGCGCATCATGAAGAACGGCTGGAGAAATTCTGGCAGCTGATCCAACCAGAAGGGAGCACAGCCTATGAGCTGTGCATTGCCGTGTTCGGCGACAAGCTGGGGATTCACCAGCTAAGGTTTGCCATGTCCGAGACGCTGGCCCATCTGGTGGAGCTGGTGCGCCGTGAACGGGCCTCTATGAGCGAGGAGAATCCCATCGCGCGCTTTCATTCCTTTTGCCGTCCATAA
- a CDS encoding SDR family NAD(P)-dependent oxidoreductase has product MFMYANKTALITGASSGIGEAFAYSLAAKKCNLILVARNETKLKALAKELSAKYNVKATVIALDLSSPGAPQTLHQEVQYQQLKVDLLINNAGFATYGYFEQVSGERQHEEVMLNVAALVDITHAFMPDLLRNRDGGLINVSSTAAFQPDPYMAVYGATKAFVLSFSEALWAENRKRGLKVLALCPGATETSFFDVVGSSEASVGSRETPQTVVHNALKAFEKGRSHMISGRQNYWVAQVSRFFSRQSTLNIVERTLRPQN; this is encoded by the coding sequence ATGTTTATGTATGCAAACAAAACAGCACTCATCACAGGGGCTTCATCCGGAATTGGCGAGGCATTTGCCTATTCGCTCGCGGCTAAGAAATGTAATCTCATTTTGGTAGCGCGCAATGAAACCAAATTAAAAGCACTGGCGAAAGAACTCTCCGCTAAATATAACGTAAAAGCTACGGTGATTGCGCTGGATTTATCCTCACCAGGAGCTCCTCAAACATTGCATCAAGAGGTTCAGTACCAACAACTCAAGGTAGATCTTCTGATTAACAACGCCGGTTTTGCCACCTACGGGTACTTTGAGCAGGTTTCAGGAGAAAGACAGCATGAGGAAGTGATGCTCAATGTGGCTGCTTTAGTCGATATCACACATGCATTTATGCCTGATTTATTGCGTAACCGAGATGGGGGACTCATCAATGTTTCATCCACCGCTGCATTTCAGCCCGATCCCTATATGGCCGTATATGGAGCAACCAAAGCATTCGTACTTTCTTTTAGCGAAGCGCTGTGGGCCGAAAATCGAAAACGGGGACTCAAAGTGCTCGCCCTCTGTCCAGGTGCAACCGAAACCTCATTTTTTGATGTAGTAGGCTCCAGTGAAGCCTCTGTGGGTTCCAGAGAAACACCCCAGACTGTCGTCCATAATGCCTTGAAAGCATTTGAAAAAGGGCGCAGTCATATGATATCTGGTCGACAGAACTATTGGGTAGCTCAAGTATCCCGATTTTTCTCTCGTCAATCCACACTTAACATTGTAGAACGTACGCTACGACCTCAAAATTGA
- a CDS encoding glycosyltransferase, giving the protein MNRKIVIEINFNNYGMNPNRLTREWISERLDIFRTFTLRSLLNQTNADFLSVVKLAGGCSDIVEEELAQREPIPEHIRFGTSIESKRRINAYIEGADELLIARIDSDDLYHQSFVQQLHDYKFQPDTVALVNQMGYLWDAVEGQMAPVFHRSPSFYVFRYQVEEFLNDYRVVIPGKGTHGYVTELPHEVIPLRNYVNVIHAANTSVKKVPAKDRLSENEMNAVLAEFLGTGIANS; this is encoded by the coding sequence ATGAATCGCAAGATTGTGATTGAAATTAACTTTAATAACTATGGGATGAATCCCAACCGCCTGACACGTGAGTGGATTAGCGAGCGATTGGATATATTCAGAACCTTTACACTGCGGAGTCTGCTCAATCAGACGAATGCGGATTTTTTATCTGTCGTCAAGTTGGCGGGTGGATGCAGCGACATTGTGGAAGAGGAACTGGCCCAACGTGAACCCATTCCCGAGCACATCCGTTTTGGTACGAGCATTGAAAGTAAACGTCGTATCAATGCGTATATCGAAGGCGCGGACGAACTGCTCATTGCTAGAATTGATTCCGACGATTTGTACCACCAGTCATTTGTACAGCAGTTGCATGATTACAAGTTTCAACCGGATACAGTTGCACTGGTAAATCAAATGGGGTACTTATGGGATGCGGTTGAGGGACAGATGGCACCGGTGTTTCACCGCTCGCCTTCCTTTTATGTGTTTCGCTATCAAGTAGAGGAATTTCTGAATGATTACCGTGTCGTTATTCCTGGGAAAGGCACACACGGATATGTAACGGAGCTGCCACATGAGGTGATTCCACTTCGCAACTATGTGAATGTCATTCATGCCGCCAATACTTCGGTGAAAAAGGTGCCGGCAAAGGATCGACTCTCAGAAAATGAAATGAACGCGGTGCTGGCTGAATTTTTGGGCACAGGCATTGCCAATTCGTAA
- a CDS encoding polysaccharide biosynthesis protein: protein MFKGKKLLVTGGTGSWGQRLTAELLKEGPTEIRIFSRGEFAQIAMQRQFQSDPRLNFMIGDIRDLQALQEACHGVDYVFHLAALKHVPVCEKQPEEAFKTNVHGTENVIRASIEQGVAKVIDVSTDKAVDPVNVYGMTKAIGERLMIRANALSERTRFVCIRGGNVLGTSGSVVPLFKRQIAEGQDLTLTSPDMTRFFLTLGEAIGLLLKASVTAIGGETLVMKMKGCNIADLAEVMKEQAGQTKLKVKEIGIRGGEKLHEVLISPYEVPHTYRYDDRYFVILPQQADKRLLSQYGGLERVSFEQYRSDDELMDRAGIAELLQGME from the coding sequence TTGTTCAAAGGAAAAAAACTGCTGGTGACCGGAGGAACGGGGTCTTGGGGGCAACGCCTAACGGCTGAATTGCTGAAGGAGGGACCGACGGAAATTCGTATTTTCTCACGCGGCGAATTTGCACAGATTGCCATGCAGCGGCAATTTCAGTCTGATCCCCGATTGAATTTCATGATTGGAGATATCAGGGACCTTCAGGCATTGCAGGAGGCTTGTCACGGGGTAGATTATGTGTTCCATTTGGCGGCATTAAAGCATGTCCCTGTGTGTGAGAAACAGCCGGAAGAGGCTTTCAAGACGAACGTACATGGTACGGAAAATGTGATTCGGGCCAGCATAGAGCAGGGAGTCGCCAAGGTCATTGATGTTTCTACAGACAAGGCGGTGGACCCGGTGAATGTATATGGGATGACGAAGGCGATTGGCGAAAGATTGATGATCCGCGCCAACGCCTTAAGTGAGCGTACTCGCTTTGTGTGTATTCGCGGCGGCAATGTGCTAGGGACAAGTGGAAGTGTCGTGCCCCTGTTCAAACGCCAGATCGCGGAAGGTCAGGATTTAACGCTGACGAGTCCAGATATGACACGTTTCTTCCTCACGCTCGGAGAGGCAATTGGCTTGCTGCTGAAGGCTTCTGTTACGGCGATTGGTGGAGAGACGCTAGTCATGAAAATGAAGGGTTGCAATATTGCGGATTTGGCAGAGGTGATGAAAGAACAGGCGGGACAGACTAAGTTAAAAGTGAAAGAAATTGGTATACGTGGTGGAGAAAAGCTGCATGAGGTGCTGATCTCGCCCTATGAGGTGCCGCACACGTATCGCTATGATGATCGTTATTTTGTTATTCTTCCCCAGCAAGCAGACAAGCGTTTGTTGAGTCAATATGGTGGATTGGAGCGGGTGAGCTTCGAACAATATCGCTCGGACGATGAGTTAATGGATCGCGCTGGAATTGCTGAGTTACTGCAAGGTATGGAGTAA
- a CDS encoding glycosyltransferase family 2 protein: protein MTEHPMTISLCMIVKNEEQILARCLDSVADLMDEIIIVDTGSTDQTKTIAARYTDRIYTFEWMDDFAAARNESFDKATCSYIMWLDADDVLLEPDRERLRSLKQRLSKHIDAVVMPLHLAEGEQGELLFTSRRIRLVKRDQQYRWEGRLHEDLVIPQGQIVHSDVAVTHRRMQDHTLRNQRILARWISESGKLEGRLLYFHANECFDRKEYAEAAEAFDHLLEEPSGYREDRITACARSAECYLHLGKPEQQLDRLLRSFRYGVPQADLCCMIGDWFFTRNEWNTAAYWYERATEQQHHLPGMRPVPLPCYSWLPHVRLSHCFAHMGKLEASYEHNQAALRYLPDDPHLLDNERKLRKVIPNHSSTARSSK, encoded by the coding sequence ATGACTGAGCATCCAATGACCATCAGCTTGTGTATGATCGTAAAAAATGAGGAGCAGATACTGGCCCGGTGTCTGGATTCGGTCGCAGACCTGATGGATGAAATCATCATCGTGGACACGGGATCGACGGATCAGACAAAGACGATAGCAGCCCGCTATACGGATCGGATATATACGTTTGAATGGATGGATGATTTTGCCGCCGCTCGTAATGAATCGTTTGACAAGGCAACGTGTTCCTATATCATGTGGCTGGATGCGGATGATGTGCTATTGGAACCCGATCGTGAACGTCTGCGTTCCTTAAAGCAGCGATTGTCTAAGCATATCGACGCGGTGGTGATGCCACTTCACTTGGCAGAGGGTGAGCAGGGTGAACTGTTGTTCACCTCACGCCGTATACGCCTTGTGAAGCGGGATCAACAATACCGCTGGGAAGGGCGCCTGCATGAGGATCTGGTGATACCTCAGGGGCAAATCGTACATTCGGATGTGGCAGTGACACATCGCCGAATGCAAGACCATACGCTCCGTAACCAACGTATTCTCGCCCGGTGGATCAGCGAAAGCGGCAAGCTGGAAGGGCGTTTACTGTATTTTCACGCCAATGAATGCTTTGACCGCAAGGAATATGCCGAGGCAGCAGAAGCCTTCGACCATCTGCTGGAGGAGCCGAGCGGCTACCGGGAGGATCGGATTACTGCTTGTGCGCGATCGGCTGAATGCTATCTCCATCTCGGGAAGCCCGAGCAACAGCTGGATCGTCTGCTACGTTCTTTTCGATACGGGGTGCCGCAAGCAGACTTGTGCTGCATGATCGGGGACTGGTTTTTCACAAGAAACGAATGGAATACTGCCGCATATTGGTATGAAAGAGCAACGGAGCAACAGCATCACCTTCCTGGTATGCGACCTGTCCCACTGCCATGCTACTCTTGGTTACCTCATGTGCGGCTCAGTCATTGCTTTGCACATATGGGTAAGCTGGAAGCTTCGTATGAGCACAACCAAGCCGCTTTACGTTATTTGCCTGATGATCCGCATTTGCTGGATAACGAACGCAAGCTCAGGAAGGTAATCCCCAATCATTCATCCACAGCCCGGTCCTCAAAATAA